The nucleotide window CTGAGTCGGACTCAGAAGAGGAAGATGTGAAGTTGGCCGAGCCTTCGAAGAACTCTATATACAATAGAGATGGGCTCATTGAGAAGCTTGAAGATATCAGCTGGCCGGAAAATGTTGAATGGATGCACAAGCTTTCTTTTGATATTGATCAAGAGAAAGAGGTGGATGTGAACGATGACCTGGCTAGAGAGCTCGCTTTCTACACGCAGGCATTGGAGGGGACAAGGTTGGCATTTGAGAAGTTTGAGTCGATGAAGCTACCTTTCCTTAGGCCTCCGGATTATTATGCGGAGATGGTTAAGACAGATGCCCATATGCAGAAGGTGAAAGGCAGGCTTTTGTCGCAGAAGAGACAGATTGAAGAGGCTGAGGAGAGGAGAAAGGCCAGAGAAGCCAAGAAAATTGCTAAGGAGGTTCAAGCTGAGAAGATGAAAGAAAGAGCCAAGCAGAAAAAACATGAGATTGAGGCTGTTAAGAAGTGGAGGAAGCAAAGGCAGCAGAGCGGCTTCCCTGCCAGTGGTAAAGACAGTGAGCTAGACTTGGGTTTTGAAGATGGTAAAGCATTCGAGAGATCCAGCAAGAAAAGGCCAGGGGTCTCACCCGGGGATCGATCCGGAGGGAAGGCAAAGCAGCATGGTGGTGGAAAAGGTAAGAATATGAAAAACAGGGAGATCAGGAATTCTAAGTTTGGATTTGGAGGAAGGAAAGGCTTGAAGAAACAGAACACTGCTGAAACCACTAATGATTTTAGGGGCTTCAACAAAGGCAGTGCTGCTGGTAATAAGAAAAGGAAAAGGTGATTAAACTATGACCCCTTATTTTCTTACTTTTTGGGGGCATTTTTGCTTTTAATCAAACTCTTTGTTAACTTCAAATAGTTGTTGCTGCTGCTTCATCTTTAAGTATCCTTTTGATAGTATGATTGAGTAATAGTTGTATGCTAGTTTTCTGGTTCAATGTAAGAACACACGCTCATTTCCATTCATTTTTTCTAAAATATGGGTAAAAGTAGCATGGAGATACTTCTATTAAAAGTCATATTCCATTTTGCTTTCTCTATTAAAAACATGGATCAATGGGCAAATTAGTTCTGGTATGATAGTtctattagatcaaagagcaaattagtttttttttgttaaaaattttattcatttctaCACTTAAAAATTGATCTTTGCACCGTATGTCACAAGTTATTGTTTGGTTATTTTATTCGGCAACAATGCAATGATaagatatttaataaaaaaagactaatttactttttgatcaattgttcaaagattgatttgttcattcttttgtaggggtcaaaatgcaactTGAGTTTTAATACAGGACCTTTATGGTAACTTTTACCAGCACTATACAGTCTTCTAAATAGAGCATAacaaaaacaacatacattttagacttcaaatcatttataaaattttacatcaATAAGACAAGATCTAAATAATACACCATGACTACTCATCCTACTCAATCCTAACAAGACGAGAGCACAATTATGGGTTAAAACCATCTCAACCTACGTAAGAAGCCAATGAGCTTATATTTGTTATGGACTTGCTTGTCTACTTAAAATCAACAATGCATATGCTATCAACTGGAAACCTCACACCGCGATAGACTGTGGCCTTTCGATTCCTCTCCGGCTGAAGATGTTTTACTACTGTCAATAGCAGAATCTCTAAACCCGTGGATAGGGAATGATGCAGAGGTGAGAATTGGCATAACCCCACCGTACGACACCTTAAATTCTCTGGTATTGCTTACAACAGCAGCTTTAGTTCTCTGTTGCTTGTGCTTCTGCTCCTGCTGATGACCTGGCAGGAAACTGGCCACAACCACCTGTTGGATCGAGAAACCAGGTATTAAACAGTCATAGTATATACCCACAAATTTGTTGTTCCATTGCAATGGTGTTACCTGCACAGGACCAGCAGCTACCAACTGACCAGCAAGTCCTCCACCTAGAACATGACCATTTGGATCTGCCAAAGAAATACTCATCCCACCAGATCTACTCTTGGTTCCGCCATTCTCGGTAGGCATAAATGAACCAGATAAGGATAGGATCTCGAACCACCCCTGTAGAAATCATGAAGCAGGATTATTAAGAAATGTTTCATGCATCCTTATGCAGTTTAAGCCCATGGTAGAGGATGAAGGGATACACCTCATATGTGAGAGTACCACCAGATGAAGTAGGTTGACGAAGGGTAACATTTGATATAGTGCCATTAGCAGAGAGAATGCAGATCGCACGACCTCCTTGTTGAGAGAAAGACATTACCTTCATCGTAACATCCTATGGCAATCGTAAAGAAAGTATGAGATAAAGAAAAACACAAGGCTGAAGGGCATAGAATAAGAACATCTCAGTTCTCAGAATGAAGAAACAGGATCATTGTGCAATTAGCATCCACCAAAGTAATACCGTAGATAAAACAAAAATCTTA belongs to Gossypium arboreum isolate Shixiya-1 chromosome 7, ASM2569848v2, whole genome shotgun sequence and includes:
- the LOC108449963 gene encoding AT-hook motif nuclear-localized protein 3-like, encoding MEEKEGGRVGVIVKGDEAAPRRENPMCLGGSSEMMKKKRGRPRKYGADGCLAMALSVMPISSSIPLSREFWPWKQGEMVQKSQQKYEIESSPPARGNKIAYFVGANFTPHVITVNSGEDVTMKVMSFSQQGGRAICILSANGTISNVTLRQPTSSGGTLTYEGWFEILSLSGSFMPTENGGTKSRSGGMSISLADPNGHVLGGGLAGQLVAAGPVQVVVASFLPGHQQEQKHKQQRTKAAVVSNTREFKVSYGGVMPILTSASFPIHGFRDSAIDSSKTSSAGEESKGHSLSRCEVSS
- the LOC108449978 gene encoding probable rRNA-processing protein EBP2 homolog, which produces MGLRSNEVENVMEDDSNVMDDVSEEEFESESDSEEEDVKLAEPSKNSIYNRDGLIEKLEDISWPENVEWMHKLSFDIDQEKEVDVNDDLARELAFYTQALEGTRLAFEKFESMKLPFLRPPDYYAEMVKTDAHMQKVKGRLLSQKRQIEEAEERRKAREAKKIAKEVQAEKMKERAKQKKHEIEAVKKWRKQRQQSGFPASGKDSELDLGFEDGKAFERSSKKRPGVSPGDRSGGKAKQHGGGKGKNMKNREIRNSKFGFGGRKGLKKQNTAETTNDFRGFNKGSAAGNKKRKR